In Leuconostocaceae bacterium ESL0723, the following proteins share a genomic window:
- the rlmD gene encoding 23S rRNA (uracil(1939)-C(5))-methyltransferase RlmD, whose amino-acid sequence MVAHPVPVKLNQVLTGTIRDMTLNGLGRLYVTDDYPLKIEDAIPGEEVEVIVTQVDRWSGYAKITKWLKTSDQRQNQDRQYLLDAGTAPLVNWSYPAQLALKRQQVAQIFQEAGLQVEVTPVVGMDQPTYYRNKTVVPLKWQDGQLLSGFYQRGSHRLVPMEDYYVNDRRLDQVIVTVREILARHQVSAFDPDTQTGTVRYLMVRRGYYSQELMVVLVVNQEPVEHLEAVVADIVAALPDLTSLILNLSPKVDYVLLSPHNRTLWGQGAIHDRLLGQQFIIGPNSFYQVNPVMTEKLYQLAAQAADLNQDDIVIDAYAGIGTIGISVAKQVKQVLGVEVVPGAVADAQANAALNHLTNVSYILADAPKQFVAWQQAGIHPDVVMVDPPRRGLTQTLIEATVAMGPERVVYISCNPVTAARDAAIFDQLGYQVSRPIIPVDQFPQTSHIETITVLTPKAAKKEQV is encoded by the coding sequence ATGGTTGCCCATCCCGTTCCCGTAAAATTAAATCAGGTCCTAACTGGTACCATCCGTGACATGACCTTAAATGGGCTGGGGCGGTTGTACGTGACCGACGATTACCCCTTAAAAATTGAGGATGCCATTCCGGGTGAAGAGGTTGAGGTTATCGTTACCCAGGTAGACCGCTGGTCGGGTTACGCCAAGATTACCAAGTGGCTGAAGACTTCTGACCAAAGGCAAAACCAGGACCGCCAGTACCTCTTAGATGCTGGCACTGCGCCCCTGGTTAACTGGTCTTATCCAGCCCAGCTGGCCTTAAAACGTCAGCAGGTCGCCCAGATTTTTCAGGAAGCCGGTTTGCAGGTCGAGGTCACACCAGTGGTTGGCATGGACCAGCCGACTTACTACCGGAATAAAACCGTGGTACCGCTTAAGTGGCAGGACGGCCAGCTGCTGTCTGGTTTTTACCAGCGGGGTAGTCACCGCTTGGTTCCAATGGAAGACTACTACGTCAACGACCGGCGCCTCGACCAGGTCATCGTGACGGTTCGCGAAATCTTGGCCCGCCATCAGGTTTCGGCCTTTGATCCGGATACTCAAACCGGGACGGTCCGTTACCTGATGGTCCGCCGCGGCTATTACAGCCAGGAACTGATGGTGGTGCTGGTCGTCAACCAGGAACCAGTTGAGCATTTAGAGGCAGTGGTTGCAGATATTGTGGCTGCTCTGCCGGATTTGACCAGCCTGATATTGAATCTGAGTCCTAAGGTGGATTATGTCCTCCTTAGCCCGCATAACCGGACCCTTTGGGGGCAGGGTGCAATCCATGACCGTTTACTAGGCCAACAGTTCATTATCGGACCAAATTCCTTTTACCAGGTTAATCCGGTCATGACCGAAAAGCTTTACCAGCTAGCCGCCCAAGCGGCTGATTTAAACCAGGACGATATTGTGATTGATGCCTACGCTGGTATCGGAACAATTGGCATTAGCGTGGCCAAGCAGGTGAAACAGGTGTTGGGCGTGGAAGTGGTGCCTGGGGCGGTGGCGGATGCACAGGCCAATGCGGCCTTAAACCACTTAACCAATGTCAGCTATATCTTAGCCGACGCCCCAAAGCAGTTTGTCGCTTGGCAACAAGCGGGGATTCACCCGGACGTGGTCATGGTTGATCCACCCCGGCGGGGTCTTACGCAGACTTTGATTGAAGCCACAGTGGCGATGGGCCCTGAACGGGTGGTTTATATTAGCTGTAATCCCGTGACGGCTGCCCGCGACGCGGCCATTTTTGACCAGCTCGGCTACCAGGTTAGCCGGCCGATTATTCCCGTTGACCAGTTTCCACAAACCAGTCACATTGAAACCATCACGGTCTTAACCCCTAAGGCCGCTAAAAAGGAGCAAGTATGA